The sequence below is a genomic window from Acropora palmata chromosome 5, jaAcrPala1.3, whole genome shotgun sequence.
AGTCATTAAACCTGCTCTTGTCAACCAGGATGGCgttgaaaatcatttttgcCAAGTACGATCATGCAATGGGCAAAACAACAATCCCACATACTTGAAGCAAGAATCAACACAGAACTTGATACGCTATGGCCAAACTACAATCAGTCCAAAAAGTAATGTGGGAAAAGCATGCGACGGCTCTTTTTCTGCTTGCTCAATGCCAACTGGCAAGAAGTCACAGAACCCATAGCTTGAGtttatttgtaaattatttctttccatTGTGTGGTTCCCGAAAATATCTATACACTAACTGCAGATGGTTACTATACATTCCTAGTGGGACAGGGATGTCAAAGGCCAATTTTTTATTAGAAGGAAACTATGAACATGAAGTTTCATAGGGGAGGGAGGGGGACTGCTGAAACTAAAAAACCATCTGTGTGTGGAGTATAGTTATTTTTCTGAACAACACAAGCTAAATTAGTTAATAGTTACCAGTTAATCTGAACCGCATCAATAGTCTTCCATCAGCCTCATCATTAATGGTCCGTACCACCTCAAACTGCCTGTCATCCACCAGTGCAGTAAAGGGTATTGACCTACATGTAGCTTTTTTTAAGGTTTCCACAAGGGTTGTGCCCAATACCTTCTTTGTGTCCCGCTGTTTGAAGCGGACCTCATACGCCATACAAAGTGAGATCAACTGTGCCTTTGTATAAACACGGACAAAGACGCTTGCATCACTGTGCTTCTCCAGGAAATGTAAAAGACACTTGGCGAAGACACCTTTCCCGGTGAATGGTCCTTAAGAATCTCCTAAGGGTcacaaattaataaaattaagttACAGGTACCTTGAAATTTAACAATCTTGTTTGCTATTCAGTAGcacaaatatttgaaatagaACAAGACtatttaaatgaaagaaatcaaCTAGAGTCAGGTAATTTTGCATAATTCAAACATAACATTAAGcagatttatttaatattatagcaatgtgattattattattattattttttttaattgtaatgAGGCAATCAATCGAGCTTTTTTGAGCCATCaagttttggttttcattcaGAAAACTCATCTCAAAAGGCACTTTGGACAAACTGTAACAGGCCTTCATCGTAGTTCACATTTTCACCATAATAAATTGTTCATTGGTGTGGCATTTTTGAGGCACACTGGAAACTAGTAAAATAGAAAATCTTAAGTAATAAGAGGATACCTAGATTTGCATTAGATGACTTCAAATCTACAGTTTGCATTAAAGGAGTAACATTGTTTTATTCAAGAGAACTTTAGTAAGACATGTACATGTAGGGAATCGAATGATAACTTTGTAAATATCGTATAGAGTcttgaaagctcttttgatATATAAAGCTTACTGTATATATAGGTCTTTTGATAATCCCTAATTCTAAATGTTGGACATAGCTTAAGCATAGCTCTATAAAAATACTCATTGCTATAGTTACCCTCAATTTCGtggaaaaataaagtttaagCTTAGGTTAAGCCAATGTCTATTTATGAATGGGTGTCTTCTGTTCCTTTAAATTCTGCTTATCGCTTTTAAACGCTTTAAgtttatttaagtctcaatgATTAAATATCAAATGCCTACCTTTAAGAAATTGTTACTCCCCTTCCATAATCAAAAGTACCGAGAAATATCAGAAAGCTTTCTAACCAAAATCAAAGCATTTCGAAAAGTCATTCTCCATGTTCCAGGACGTAATTTCACAAAACGTTTTATCTCTACTTCGTGTAAACATACACCAAACCAAACGTAGCTTTTCCGGTGAGGGCTATCATTcatttaattattcatttatttttttgggcGTGATGTGTTAAACGCACCTCGAAGGCCACGCTGTCGGACTTCTCTTGATTCTTTTTCTGCCTTTGCAGCACTCTCTTTCTCAGCTCTgcacttttctttatttcaaaattccttCTGAAGTCTCGCAGGTACTGCGCCGTTCCCATGTGGAGATAGCCTTCGATAACAGACACTAAAATGGCCTGTATCAATTcctacaaaataattaataaacacaattcataattaataaaaactaatTGTTGAAAAAGTGATAAGGTCTTAAGCCTTGTGCGCGTTGATTTTTGTAAAACTCttacttttctttgttcacaATCCTTGCTGTTGAAACACTCTTGCCACTTTAATTTGAGTTCATCGTTCTCTTTCAGCTTTCGGTAGGCCTCTTCCACCATATTAGCGCCCTCTATGCGTAAATACACTACAATATTAGAATTACAATCCAACTGGTGATTTATGTTATAACTTCTCTTGGTTGTGTGGCTCGTCAAACTACTACTAGGAATAACACAGTTGCAAACATCGCATCTGTTACTCTTACAGTGCATGGTACCTTTATTTCCCCGATTGCTGCTATAAAGTGGCTGTACGAACCAAATAATCTTGTAGATTCTTTCGCCAGCGGAATGCCatcattatatatatatacatatatatatgtatatatatatatatttataatccatcaaatattttcgctcacACTCGATCAGTCTAAAcacgtcacgtgggcgaatattccccagctaaaactggggaatatccgaggatttAGGTGTACGCCATTCTTCCTCACTTTTAAAGGCCTCTCAAATTCGCTTATTTCTCAATACctccatttttcatttcataggcactttaagagTGGTTTTGCTGCTCCACACCTATGTATACATACAAAATTTTTACACTACCATGACCCCTTAAATACCGAAGAGGTTAACATAGCCTCCGACTTGAAAACTGCACACACCACTTGTTGCTGTAGGCAGTTGCAAAGTTCTTTGGACAGACCTTTGATTTAAGAAGACTGCAGTAGATTTGAATTCGGTGGTGGCTTCAGCACTGTTTTGTGTTCTTCTGGTCTTGCAGATACGGTAAGTTTctgcaagaaagaaaaaggataaTGGTTAGAAACAAGAACAGCTGCcagatgtttttttctccttggAGACAACGGAGGGCAAAGTCTACAAATTATTAGCTGATTTTTGATAAACTTCAACTAACCTCTTAAATTACAAAGTCAGTGTATCGTGTATACCAGTGTCCAGTTTTTTGACCACTTCTTCTGGTCTTTACAAacaatgttattgtgttttgtttttcaattcacaTGTTGATGACACAACAAAGGTCATGATATTAAATTACTAAACAGGGTATCAGTGTTTCAAATATCTTTATACTTCATCCTATCCAACTGGTTCACTAGTCTAACTATCTTGAATTGACTTCTTATACTGTAAATCATACTAAATCATATTACCCCCCTTGTCTTAGCACCAGAAACTAACAATAGCACCTCCTCTTTGCTAATTTGGCCCCcctttaataaaataatgaccGGTCTCTAAACAATTCAATGTTTGTGTAAAATAAGTAAACTATGTAGCTTTCAGCCACTGTACAGCATCTCACATTAAATCCAAAAGACATTGGTGTGTATCTTCCTTTAGTACAGTCTTGTAAGAAGACATCAAAACAAGAGAAGCCAACATGATGCTCAACTTTGAACTGCAACACGTGCAAGCTTGGGAGAAATAATGCAAAACTAACTGCATTCATTTTGCGATGACATAATTCTCAGTGTGAGGGgaatcaataattatattaaagtGCATTAGTCAgtccaaaataattttaaacagCACATATATACTTCCACAGTAACacataaaaattgacaacGAGTAAACTGTCTTACAAAAATATGCCGT
It includes:
- the LOC141882238 gene encoding uncharacterized protein LOC141882238, which encodes MVEEAYRKLKENDELKLKWQECFNSKDCEQRKELIQAILVSVIEGYLHMGTAQYLRDFRRNFEIKKSAELRKRVLQRQKKNQEKSDSVAFEEILKDHSPGKVSSPSVFYISWRSTVMQASLSVFIQRHS